A genome region from Thalassotalea euphylliae includes the following:
- the deoA gene encoding thymidine phosphorylase gives MLLPQEVIRVKRNGGELSKEQIQCFVDGITNGQFNDAQVGSMAMAIFQQGMATQEIVEFTQAMMHSGTVLSWPELDRPVVDKHSTGGVGDKVSFMLAAIVGSCGAYMPMIAGRGLGHTGGTVDKLEAIAGFNTQPTIPEFKALVKELGIAIIGQTNDLAPADKRLYGIRDITATVESIPLITGSILSKKLASGLDALVMDVKVGNGAMMQNMDDAIALAQSIANVANGAGVKTQAIITDMNQVLGNSAGNAVEIIETVDYLTGAYREERLHNVTVRLAQSMLINTGIADNEAQALEKINHALDSGAAAELFSRMIHRMGGPADLLESPWQSMTKANVIQDVTAPVDGYIAGMDTRDIGLTIVGMGGGRTANDQQIDHSVGFDQIKPIGTKVAKGDVIARVHGKDKAQADSASQQYLAAFSFSEQAVETSPEIYQVID, from the coding sequence ATGCTACTTCCTCAAGAAGTTATTCGCGTTAAGCGCAATGGCGGCGAATTATCAAAAGAACAAATTCAGTGCTTCGTTGATGGCATCACCAATGGTCAATTCAACGACGCGCAAGTTGGCTCTATGGCAATGGCTATTTTTCAACAAGGCATGGCAACGCAAGAAATTGTTGAATTTACTCAGGCGATGATGCACTCAGGTACGGTATTAAGCTGGCCAGAATTAGATCGCCCTGTGGTAGATAAGCACTCTACCGGTGGTGTAGGAGATAAAGTTAGCTTTATGCTGGCTGCAATTGTGGGTAGTTGTGGTGCATACATGCCGATGATCGCAGGCCGTGGCCTAGGGCATACAGGCGGTACGGTCGATAAATTAGAAGCCATTGCTGGCTTTAACACACAGCCAACGATTCCTGAATTTAAAGCATTGGTAAAAGAACTTGGTATCGCTATTATCGGTCAAACTAACGACTTAGCACCAGCCGATAAACGCCTTTACGGTATTCGTGATATTACCGCAACCGTGGAATCTATACCGCTTATTACTGGCTCGATTCTATCGAAGAAGCTTGCCTCAGGTTTAGATGCGTTAGTAATGGACGTTAAAGTTGGCAATGGCGCCATGATGCAGAACATGGATGATGCTATCGCACTTGCGCAAAGTATTGCCAATGTTGCTAATGGCGCGGGTGTAAAAACCCAAGCAATTATTACCGATATGAATCAAGTATTAGGTAACAGTGCTGGTAATGCGGTAGAAATTATCGAAACAGTCGATTATCTAACGGGCGCATATCGTGAAGAACGTTTGCACAATGTGACTGTTCGCCTTGCGCAAAGCATGTTGATCAACACAGGCATTGCTGATAACGAAGCACAGGCACTAGAAAAAATTAACCATGCATTAGATTCTGGCGCAGCGGCTGAATTATTTAGCCGTATGATTCATCGCATGGGCGGCCCAGCTGATTTGCTTGAATCACCTTGGCAGTCGATGACAAAAGCGAATGTTATTCAAGACGTAACTGCACCAGTAGATGGTTATATTGCTGGTATGGATACTCGCGATATCGGCTTAACTATTGTCGGCATGGGCGGTGGCCGTACAGCGAACGATCAACAAATTGATCACAGTGTTGGTTTTGATCAGATCAAACCTATCGGCACTAAAGTAGCAAAAGGTGACGTGATTGCTCGCGTTCATGGTAAAGATAAAGCACAAGCCGACTCAGCGAGTCAGCAGTACCTTGCGGCGTTTAGCTTTAGTGAGCAAGCTGTTGAAACTTCACCAGAGATTTATCAAGTTATTGATTAA
- the deoC gene encoding deoxyribose-phosphate aldolase: MDLTSLTDSEAIADIEHLCEQAHSAAGDTAAICIYPRFIPQAKKKLAALNAANIKIATVTNFPKGGDDIDIAVAETNAAIAYGADEVDLVFPYQALISGNEQIGFDMVKACKTACQQENVVLKVIIESGELKTDALIRQASEICINAGADFIKTSTGKVAVNATPEAAKVMLEAIQATNPKVGFKAAGGVRSAEDAKVYIDMASSLLGEDWVNAERFRFGASGLLNNLLATLGHSDDNTKSPSAY; the protein is encoded by the coding sequence ATGGATTTAACCAGCTTAACCGATAGCGAAGCCATTGCTGATATTGAACATCTATGTGAGCAAGCACATAGTGCTGCTGGTGACACCGCAGCCATTTGTATCTACCCGCGCTTTATTCCACAGGCTAAAAAGAAGCTAGCGGCCCTAAACGCAGCCAACATTAAAATTGCCACAGTCACTAACTTTCCTAAAGGCGGAGATGACATTGACATTGCTGTAGCTGAAACAAATGCAGCGATTGCTTACGGCGCAGATGAAGTTGATTTAGTATTTCCATACCAAGCATTAATCTCTGGTAATGAGCAGATTGGCTTTGACATGGTAAAGGCTTGTAAAACAGCATGCCAGCAAGAAAATGTTGTATTAAAAGTGATCATTGAAAGCGGTGAGCTTAAAACTGATGCGCTGATTCGCCAAGCTAGCGAAATTTGCATCAATGCAGGTGCTGACTTTATTAAAACATCAACCGGCAAAGTAGCTGTTAACGCAACACCAGAAGCTGCAAAAGTGATGCTAGAAGCAATTCAAGCGACCAATCCAAAGGTTGGCTTTAAAGCCGCTGGCGGTGTGCGTAGCGCAGAAGATGCGAAAGTGTACATCGATATGGCATCATCACTATTAGGTGAAGATTGGGTTAATGCAGAACGTTTTCGTTTTGGCGCAAGCGGCTTGCTTAACAACCTGCTAGCCACGCTTGGGCATAGCGACGACAACACTAAATCACCTAGCGCTTACTAA
- a CDS encoding TonB-dependent receptor — MKSHRLSKIAGAVVVALGMTTSAMAADTASSIRGTIYGPSGNVAPNTTIVVIHEPTGTRKTVTTNDSGSFLAKGLRVGGPYKVIIDSDEYRDAEVKNVYLSLGETQRVDRQLESDNVETIVVTGSRALFNSNASDSYFNSEDITSTPSLNRDLKDVVRNNPLVVIKPGSESQMTIAGANPRTNSISIDGIPLNDDFGLNNNGYPTQRNPFPLDALDQVTVSVAPTHAKSSGFTGGAVDAVFKSGTNEFHGNMFFERTSDALAGTPKNDGVDVPIEFEEENYGFTLGGPILEDKLFFFAAYEKYDSPQVLEYGPAGSSKGANKTTATVGDVAAVQEIASRVYGVSEIGSAESQPQLEDEKYIIKLDWNINDDHRANFVYMFNEGNDTRNTTTSERELRLDSHWYNNTQELKNYSAKLYSDWTADFSSEISITQKSVETGQVSLRSELGLGDITINNIDTDNDGETGSIAFGSDQFRHSNSLSNDLTILKFDGTYLYEDHAIDFGIDYKILEVENQFLPNSRGTTTFDSLSDFENRLVSEYTYENGLGNDPLAVAANFERKDLALYVNDTWDITDELTLSFGLRYERFSSDDKPTFNQGLLDRTGFDNTFNLDGVDIVLPRFGFTYLYNDDVTFRGSVGRFAGGNPNVWISNSYSNDGVSAQRFGQRDFEAPANILTTPTPDAIAAIDSGTRGSVTNFIDPNFDIPSQWTYMLNSDVTLNIPYLGDGFAWTTTAIYTEKENSAEWINAALLQEGDVVGSTLSGALPFYDTRELEIMLTNADRDGRSVILSTGIAKEWDNGFSFDMSYTNQDITEGNPGGSSTARSNYRFGHFLDHQETQIGTSPYETEHRFVLNLGFKTEFFEGYATRFNLFFERHSGSAYSHLVDLTNLQGGRFFNQDLIQPSGFFTTFGGNYLAYVPTANDPNVRYEGVTEQEVLAHFDSLGLSGFAGSHVDRGQAQSPWVTNLDLYVSQELPGLMVGHKGEVYFVVNNLLNLIDSSKGKVYRQNFDTREVIEMDIDASTGQYIYGDILSDDFTFEARDSAYRIKIGVKYTF; from the coding sequence ATGAAAAGTCATCGTCTCTCAAAAATAGCTGGTGCGGTAGTTGTCGCACTTGGTATGACAACTTCAGCTATGGCTGCGGATACTGCGTCGAGTATTCGCGGTACTATTTACGGTCCTAGCGGTAACGTAGCACCAAATACAACTATTGTTGTAATCCACGAGCCGACAGGCACACGTAAAACGGTAACAACGAATGACAGCGGTAGTTTCTTAGCGAAAGGTCTGCGCGTTGGCGGTCCATATAAAGTTATTATCGACTCTGATGAATACCGCGATGCGGAAGTTAAGAATGTTTATCTATCGTTAGGCGAAACGCAACGTGTAGATCGCCAACTAGAAAGTGACAATGTTGAAACTATCGTTGTTACTGGTAGCCGTGCATTATTTAACTCGAATGCAAGCGACAGTTACTTCAACTCTGAAGATATCACTTCAACACCAAGCTTGAATCGCGATCTTAAAGACGTGGTTCGTAACAATCCACTAGTTGTTATTAAGCCGGGTAGCGAAAGCCAAATGACTATTGCTGGTGCTAACCCGCGAACTAACTCAATCAGTATCGATGGTATTCCGTTAAACGATGACTTTGGTCTAAACAACAACGGTTACCCAACACAACGTAACCCATTCCCATTAGATGCACTTGATCAAGTAACAGTAAGTGTTGCGCCAACACATGCAAAATCAAGTGGTTTCACTGGTGGTGCGGTTGATGCGGTATTTAAGTCAGGTACGAACGAATTTCACGGCAACATGTTCTTCGAAAGAACAAGTGATGCTTTAGCGGGTACACCAAAAAATGATGGTGTTGACGTTCCAATTGAGTTTGAAGAAGAGAACTATGGCTTCACGTTAGGTGGCCCAATTTTAGAAGACAAATTATTCTTCTTTGCTGCCTACGAAAAATATGACTCACCACAAGTATTAGAGTACGGCCCAGCTGGTTCTAGTAAAGGTGCTAACAAAACAACTGCAACCGTTGGTGATGTAGCAGCAGTGCAAGAAATTGCTAGCCGAGTATACGGTGTTTCTGAGATTGGCTCTGCTGAAAGTCAACCACAACTAGAAGATGAAAAATACATCATCAAGCTAGACTGGAACATTAACGATGATCACCGTGCTAACTTCGTTTACATGTTCAACGAAGGTAACGACACGCGTAACACAACGACCAGCGAGCGTGAGCTACGTTTAGACTCTCACTGGTACAACAATACACAAGAGCTAAAGAACTACAGTGCTAAGCTTTATTCTGATTGGACGGCAGATTTCTCATCTGAGATCAGTATCACTCAAAAATCAGTAGAAACAGGCCAAGTTTCACTTCGCAGCGAGCTAGGCTTAGGTGATATCACTATCAACAATATCGATACTGATAATGATGGTGAAACCGGTTCAATCGCTTTCGGTTCTGACCAATTCCGTCACTCAAACTCGTTAAGCAACGACCTAACGATTTTAAAGTTTGATGGTACGTATTTATACGAAGATCACGCAATCGATTTTGGTATCGACTACAAGATCTTAGAAGTTGAAAACCAATTCTTACCAAACTCTCGTGGTACAACGACATTTGATTCACTATCTGATTTCGAAAATCGTTTAGTGTCAGAGTACACGTACGAAAACGGTTTAGGTAATGACCCTCTAGCTGTTGCAGCTAACTTCGAGCGTAAAGATTTAGCGCTATACGTGAACGACACTTGGGACATTACTGACGAGTTGACGTTATCTTTCGGTCTTCGTTATGAGCGCTTTAGCTCAGATGACAAACCTACCTTTAACCAAGGTTTACTTGACCGTACAGGATTCGACAATACTTTCAACCTAGACGGTGTTGACATTGTATTACCTCGTTTCGGTTTCACTTACCTATACAACGATGATGTTACTTTCCGTGGTAGCGTTGGTCGTTTCGCAGGTGGTAACCCGAATGTTTGGATTTCAAATTCATATTCTAATGATGGTGTAAGTGCACAGCGCTTTGGTCAACGTGACTTTGAAGCGCCAGCAAACATCTTAACGACACCAACACCTGATGCGATCGCAGCTATTGATAGCGGTACTCGTGGTAGTGTGACTAACTTTATCGATCCTAACTTCGATATCCCGTCTCAGTGGACTTACATGCTTAACTCAGACGTGACGTTAAACATTCCTTACTTAGGTGATGGTTTCGCTTGGACAACAACAGCAATCTACACTGAGAAAGAAAACTCTGCAGAGTGGATCAACGCTGCATTGCTTCAAGAAGGTGACGTAGTTGGTTCAACGTTAAGTGGTGCACTTCCATTCTATGACACGCGTGAACTAGAAATTATGCTAACCAATGCGGATCGCGATGGCCGCTCAGTTATCTTAAGCACAGGTATTGCGAAAGAGTGGGATAACGGTTTTAGCTTCGATATGTCTTACACAAACCAAGACATTACAGAAGGTAACCCAGGTGGTTCTTCTACTGCACGCAGTAACTACCGTTTCGGTCACTTCTTAGATCACCAAGAAACGCAAATTGGTACTTCACCATACGAAACAGAGCATCGTTTTGTGCTTAACTTAGGCTTCAAAACTGAGTTCTTCGAAGGTTATGCAACACGCTTTAACTTATTCTTCGAGCGTCACTCAGGCTCTGCGTACAGCCATTTAGTTGACCTAACTAACCTACAAGGCGGTCGCTTCTTCAACCAAGACTTGATCCAACCTTCTGGTTTCTTCACAACGTTTGGCGGTAACTACTTAGCATACGTACCAACGGCTAACGATCCTAACGTAAGATACGAAGGTGTTACTGAGCAAGAAGTGCTAGCTCACTTCGATAGCTTAGGTCTTTCTGGTTTTGCTGGTAGCCACGTAGATCGCGGTCAAGCGCAATCTCCATGGGTAACTAACTTAGACCTATATGTATCTCAAGAATTACCTGGCTTAATGGTTGGTCATAAAGGTGAAGTTTACTTTGTAGTAAATAACTTATTAAACCTAATCGATTCTTCAAAAGGTAAAGTGTACCGTCAGAATTTCGATACTCGTGAAGTTATCGAAATGGACATCGACGCTTCTACAGGTCAGTACATCTATGGTGATATCTTAAGCGATGACTTCACTTTTGAAGCGCGCGATTCAGCATACCGCATTAAGATTGGTGTTAAGTACACTTTCTAA
- a CDS encoding cytidine deaminase — MTKETWHHLKQSAKLGFDRAYAPYSKFHVGAAALDNQGNVFFGCNVENASYGLTVCAERNCIAQAVINGSQTLNQLVVYTEQEKLTPPCGACRQVIAEFMAPECEVKAMNHLGNEKTWTVAQLLPDAFTPKDLL; from the coding sequence ATGACAAAAGAAACTTGGCACCATTTAAAGCAATCAGCCAAGCTAGGTTTTGACCGCGCTTACGCCCCGTATAGTAAGTTCCACGTTGGCGCAGCGGCACTAGACAATCAAGGTAACGTATTCTTTGGCTGTAATGTAGAAAATGCATCCTACGGTTTAACCGTCTGTGCAGAGCGCAACTGCATTGCGCAGGCAGTAATTAATGGCAGTCAAACACTCAATCAATTAGTGGTGTATACCGAGCAAGAAAAACTTACACCACCATGTGGTGCATGTCGCCAAGTTATTGCTGAATTTATGGCACCAGAGTGTGAAGTTAAGGCAATGAACCATCTAGGTAATGAGAAAACATGGACGGTAGCGCAGTTACTACCTGATGCCTTCACGCCTAAAGACCTTTTGTAA
- a CDS encoding TetR family transcriptional regulator C-terminal domain-containing protein: protein MNVAKKESKQGTIRALSEAKILEAAQEEFILQGFKGATVQSIADRAGLPKANILYYFKNKDNIYHAVLERTLDMWDEGIGDIDPQDGPAAAIEKFIASKVRMSFQHPGASKIYAMEIIQGAQHLKDFARTYLRKWVREKAALFQHWIDSGQMADINPYHLIFAIWSTTQHYADFETQILTVMNQADYEEEDEQQVIAFLTDFVLRGCGLK, encoded by the coding sequence ATGAATGTAGCAAAAAAAGAATCAAAACAAGGAACTATTCGCGCTTTAAGTGAAGCTAAAATCCTCGAAGCTGCGCAAGAGGAATTTATTTTACAAGGTTTCAAAGGTGCGACGGTGCAATCAATCGCCGATCGAGCTGGACTGCCAAAAGCTAACATCCTTTATTACTTCAAAAATAAAGACAATATTTATCATGCCGTATTGGAACGTACATTAGATATGTGGGACGAAGGCATTGGTGATATTGATCCACAAGATGGACCTGCTGCTGCGATTGAAAAATTTATTGCGTCTAAAGTTAGAATGTCATTTCAACACCCTGGCGCATCAAAAATTTACGCCATGGAGATTATCCAAGGTGCGCAGCATCTAAAAGACTTTGCAAGAACCTATTTGAGAAAGTGGGTACGAGAAAAAGCTGCGTTATTTCAACATTGGATTGATAGTGGCCAAATGGCTGATATCAATCCGTATCATTTAATTTTTGCCATCTGGTCAACGACTCAACACTACGCAGATTTTGAAACACAAATCTTAACCGTGATGAATCAGGCTGACTACGAAGAAGAAGATGAACAGCAAGTTATTGCGTTTTTAACCGACTTTGTACTTCGTGGTTGTGGCTTAAAATAA
- a CDS encoding thymidine kinase: MAQLYFYYSAMNAGKSTHLLQSAYNYNERGMQCVLFTAKLDDRYQQGKITSRLGIDADAQLFDETTDLYQALCHANETAKVDCLLVDESQFLTEAQVKQLTDVVDFLKIPVLAYGIRTDFLGNTFTGSAALLAWADKLIELKTICHCGKKANFVARIDESGKAVTAGEQVEVGGNDRYESLCRKHFKALVW; this comes from the coding sequence ATGGCACAACTTTATTTCTACTATTCTGCGATGAATGCAGGTAAATCTACTCACTTATTGCAGTCAGCCTATAACTACAATGAGCGCGGTATGCAATGTGTATTGTTTACCGCTAAACTCGACGACCGTTATCAGCAAGGGAAAATCACATCGCGTCTAGGTATTGATGCCGATGCACAGTTGTTCGATGAAACAACCGATTTATATCAAGCACTTTGTCACGCAAATGAAACGGCCAAAGTAGACTGTTTGCTTGTTGACGAATCACAGTTTTTAACCGAGGCACAAGTTAAGCAGTTGACCGATGTGGTTGATTTTTTAAAAATTCCTGTCTTAGCCTATGGTATTCGCACCGACTTTTTAGGCAATACCTTTACAGGAAGCGCTGCCCTACTCGCTTGGGCTGACAAGCTCATTGAATTGAAAACCATTTGTCACTGCGGTAAAAAAGCAAACTTTGTCGCTCGAATCGACGAGTCTGGCAAAGCCGTTACCGCTGGTGAACAAGTTGAAGTGGGAGGTAACGACAGATACGAGTCGTTATGTCGCAAGCATTTTAAAGCACTGGTTTGGTAA
- a CDS encoding TonB-dependent receptor translates to MMKSHRLSQIAGAVVVALGLSTSAMAADTTSAGLRGNVVSPAGELVSGAEITVFDTRTGSVKTLVSNETGSFNLRGLPVGGPYIVSVKSGAGDKVIEDVYLSLGDTLNLSLNLQQSFETIQVTGARMHQSAGEKGPSTNFGLADLEAAPAINRDIKDLVRIDPRIYINESRDDGIQCAGASSRFNSFTVDGIRTNDNFGLGSGGYPTIRIPFSYDSISQVNVELAPFDVQYGGFTACNINAVTKSGTNELEGGFFYDYTSDSLRGDSLEGEDIATGDFDEKRYGFNVGGALIKDTLFFFTSYEKLEGSDLFDRGTADSNAAVPVAGLSQAQYEEILDISRNVYGYEPGDLITSLPVEDEKIMAKLDWVINEQHRASIVYNYNDGNTIRESDGDSNEFEFSNHYYDQYAEFESYVASLNSDWTDNFSTEIRIGTADFEQSVTPLAGTDFGEVQIRTENNGSRATVYLGADDSRHANRLTYDTDTFKIAGTYLVGDHVITGGYEQERLDVFNLFVQHTEGEFRFDSIDDFRNGLAARVYYYNATGTNNPADAAAEFGYEIHTAYIQDEYFSYEHDLTVTFGLRYDWYTSDDFPEENPLIEELYGFSNRQNFDGEGLLQPRLGINWQPREDLEVRGGIGLYSGGNPNVWLGNNYQNNGVVQTQTQFRGVELFNTPHTGDGRPIWNVPQNQFDAVANGDGDAGGINILDPDFEIPSEWKYAIGATLYLPNDYVLMADYLYTDVKDAAIISDITRVDTGVDAPDGRPIYTSSNDRSQDFMLTNVKGDSGYRKSFSLALSKTHDWGLDWTLAYAYTATKEVSPMTSSVAFSNYLNNTSDPENPGLGTSNYEIPHRFTLKVNYTHEFFEGYETKFSVFASANEGRPYSYTFDGGFQFGDSVGFIDRHLLYIPDGANDPNVVFGDDFDQDAFFAYLDSEGLSKFGGRIMPRNSINSDWWTKFDIKISQELPGLMDGHKASAFIVVENFGNLLNDDWGVLYETSFPRAQEMVAASINDNGQYVFEEFIQPQGQTRVADASLWEVRVGVKYDF, encoded by the coding sequence ATGATGAAAAGTCATCGTCTCTCACAAATAGCTGGTGCGGTAGTTGTCGCGCTTGGCTTATCAACATCAGCAATGGCGGCTGATACAACATCTGCGGGTTTACGCGGTAATGTTGTGTCGCCAGCGGGTGAATTAGTTTCTGGCGCAGAAATTACTGTGTTTGATACTCGTACCGGTAGCGTTAAAACATTAGTTTCTAACGAAACAGGTAGCTTCAACTTACGTGGCTTACCAGTAGGTGGTCCATACATCGTATCAGTGAAAAGTGGTGCGGGTGATAAAGTTATCGAAGATGTATATCTTTCACTAGGTGATACATTAAACCTTAGTTTAAACCTACAGCAGTCTTTTGAAACGATTCAAGTGACTGGTGCCCGCATGCATCAAAGTGCCGGTGAAAAAGGTCCTTCGACAAACTTTGGCTTAGCTGACTTAGAAGCAGCGCCAGCTATCAACCGTGATATTAAAGACTTAGTTCGCATCGATCCTCGTATTTACATTAACGAAAGTCGTGACGATGGTATTCAATGTGCGGGTGCAAGTTCACGTTTCAACAGCTTCACGGTTGACGGTATCCGTACTAACGATAACTTTGGTCTAGGTTCGGGCGGCTACCCAACAATTCGTATCCCGTTCTCTTACGATTCAATTTCACAAGTTAACGTAGAACTAGCGCCATTTGATGTTCAGTATGGTGGTTTCACAGCTTGTAACATAAATGCTGTTACTAAATCTGGTACCAATGAACTTGAAGGTGGTTTCTTCTACGATTACACCAGTGATTCATTGCGTGGCGACAGCCTTGAAGGCGAAGATATCGCAACCGGTGACTTTGATGAAAAACGTTATGGCTTTAATGTAGGCGGCGCGTTAATCAAAGACACATTGTTCTTCTTTACTTCATATGAAAAATTAGAAGGCTCTGATTTGTTTGACCGCGGTACAGCGGATTCAAATGCTGCTGTTCCAGTAGCAGGTTTATCTCAAGCACAGTACGAAGAAATTTTAGATATTTCTCGCAATGTATACGGTTATGAGCCAGGTGATTTGATCACTAGCTTGCCAGTTGAAGATGAAAAAATCATGGCTAAGCTTGATTGGGTCATCAATGAGCAGCACCGCGCTTCAATTGTTTACAACTACAATGACGGTAATACCATTCGCGAATCAGATGGTGATTCAAACGAATTTGAATTCTCAAATCATTACTATGATCAATACGCAGAGTTTGAATCTTATGTGGCCTCGTTAAATTCAGATTGGACCGACAACTTCTCAACTGAGATTCGCATTGGTACGGCTGATTTTGAACAAAGTGTAACACCACTTGCAGGTACTGATTTTGGTGAAGTACAAATTCGCACTGAAAACAATGGTTCACGTGCCACTGTATACTTAGGTGCAGATGACTCTCGTCATGCAAACCGTTTAACCTACGATACAGATACTTTTAAAATTGCTGGTACTTATTTAGTAGGTGACCATGTTATTACTGGTGGTTACGAGCAAGAGCGTTTAGATGTATTTAACTTATTCGTACAGCACACTGAAGGTGAGTTCCGTTTCGATTCAATCGACGATTTCCGTAACGGTTTAGCTGCACGTGTTTATTACTATAATGCCACAGGCACAAACAACCCTGCTGATGCCGCTGCTGAATTTGGTTACGAGATTCATACCGCTTACATTCAAGATGAATACTTCTCATATGAGCATGACTTAACCGTTACCTTCGGTTTACGTTACGACTGGTACACAAGTGATGATTTCCCGGAAGAAAACCCACTAATTGAAGAGTTATATGGTTTCTCTAACCGTCAAAACTTCGATGGTGAAGGTTTACTTCAGCCGCGTTTAGGTATCAACTGGCAACCACGTGAAGACCTAGAAGTACGTGGTGGTATTGGTCTTTACTCAGGTGGTAACCCGAACGTTTGGTTAGGTAACAACTACCAAAACAACGGTGTTGTACAAACACAAACGCAATTCCGTGGCGTTGAGCTATTTAACACGCCTCATACTGGCGATGGTCGACCAATTTGGAACGTGCCGCAAAATCAATTCGACGCGGTAGCTAATGGCGATGGTGATGCCGGTGGTATTAACATTTTAGACCCGGATTTCGAGATCCCGTCAGAGTGGAAATACGCGATTGGTGCAACCTTATACTTGCCAAACGACTACGTATTAATGGCTGACTACTTATACACAGACGTTAAAGATGCTGCAATCATCAGCGATATCACGCGTGTAGACACAGGTGTTGACGCACCAGATGGTCGTCCAATTTACACTAGTTCAAACGATCGTAGCCAAGACTTTATGTTAACGAATGTGAAAGGTGACTCTGGTTACCGTAAGTCGTTCTCATTAGCACTTTCTAAAACTCACGATTGGGGATTAGATTGGACGCTTGCTTACGCGTATACAGCGACCAAAGAAGTTAGCCCAATGACCAGTTCAGTAGCTTTTTCAAACTACTTGAACAATACATCGGATCCAGAAAATCCGGGCTTAGGTACGTCTAACTACGAAATTCCTCATCGTTTCACATTAAAAGTGAACTATACGCATGAGTTCTTCGAAGGTTACGAGACTAAGTTCAGCGTATTTGCATCAGCTAACGAAGGTCGTCCATACAGCTACACCTTCGACGGTGGCTTCCAGTTCGGTGACTCTGTTGGTTTCATCGACCGTCACTTACTATACATTCCAGACGGCGCAAACGATCCTAACGTAGTATTTGGTGATGACTTTGACCAAGACGCCTTCTTCGCATACTTAGATAGCGAAGGCTTGAGCAAGTTTGGTGGTCGAATCATGCCACGTAACTCGATCAACAGTGATTGGTGGACTAAGTTTGATATCAAGATCTCTCAAGAGCTACCAGGCTTAATGGATGGTCATAAAGCAAGTGCTTTCATCGTAGTTGAAAACTTCGGTAACCTATTAAATGACGATTGGGGTGTGTTGTACGAAACTAGCTTCCCACGCGCTCAAGAAATGGTTGCTGCATCAATCAACGACAATGGTCAGTACGTATTTGAAGAGTTTATTCAGCCACAAGGTCAAACACGTGTTGCTGATGCATCTCTTTGGGAAGTCCGTGTAGGTGTTAAGTACGATTTCTAA